The region tttgaTTTGAAATGTTCACAGCAAAAAagatatatgttatttttaaaataacaaaaatgatcaatgtaatttaaataaaactcataaataaagaaattatgatatttaatgTTGGGACTAATCGTTTGTCCATCTACCTGTTTACATACTCTTATTTAATAAGTATTCAAAATAtgtcttatatttatattattatttaaaataaaaaaatcaaatataatatataactttaaatgataattaaagattatgttTTTAATAAGTTTTGTCTCTATACtttacaatataaatttatcacCCATTTAGAATTTAGCCATTGCCATCCCTTCACTCAAAATCCAACATTACAATTCGCCAATGGCTCGGCGCATGTCGATTTCCTCCAATTCTTCCTCATTTTCTGCCACCCGCCTTATCCCTCCCTTCCTCCCTCCGTCTCTCTGTTCCACTTGACACTTCGATTTGACGCTTTGGACACCCATCCCATCTTTCTCTCTGGCTTCTCCCTCCCTTGCATTTCGGGGCATCaacacacaaaaaagaaaaaaaaaatctttccaCTTCCAAATGGAAGCCTCTGCCAACGAACGTCCTGATTTTGGCAAGATGGGCTATGGGTACGTCTCCATCTACCTCTATGTTTATTCATTCTGCTCCTCGAATTTCGTTCGATTATTCAGTCTCTCTGATTTCTGGCAATTTTTTCAAGGTGCAAACATTATAAACGAAGATGCAAGATCAGAGCTCCTTGCTGCAACGAGGTCTTCGATTGCCGCCATTGCCACAATGAAGCTACGGTATTCTCATAGATTTACGTTCCCTCTTTGTTTCTTGATCTGGGTATTTGTtcaatgattatatatatatatatttatatagctaTTGATCTGCCTTTGATTTGGGTACTTTTTGATGATTCTTAAGAACTTGTTGAGCAACCACTTTGATAGACATGAGCTCGTTCGGTTTGAGGTCAAGCAAGTATGTTTGATAATGGATCTCTGTGTTTGACTTTTTTCTGATTTATTCTTCCAattattttcctttgttttCATCAAATTTGTGACAAAGATGATTGATTTTTCAGGTTATTTGCTCAGTTTGTGACACGGAGCAGCCAGTATGCCCCTCTTCGATTTAGATTTGTGCTTCTCTGCTCTGTTTTGATGATTGTGACTATAACATTCTTGTAACCAGGTTGCTCGAGTCTGTACGAATTGTGGAGTCAATATGGGAGAATACTTCTGTGAAGTGTGCAAATTCTACGATGACGATGTAGGCTAATTGTTGAGACTCAACTGCAATTAGTGATTAGAATTGAAACGAGTTCCATTTATTTCGTCCATTGTGTTGATCTTTTAGCCGGTCTGCTTCCCAGCTCGGGAAGTGTGAAGATCGTACATAAACTTGTTAGTTGACTCGGGTTTTTATTGTTGCttgttttctctttcaaaatgcTAATGACTTAACGCGCTTTGCAGATTGACAAAGGGCAGTTTCATTGCAGTGATTGTGGCATCTGCAGGTGCAAAGTTTGTGCATTCTTTTCTGGTTCTTATCCACTGAACAATAATGAACAAGTTTTTgtcatatttgaaattgatcTGATCTAAATTGTGTTACATTCTGTTCAGGGTTGGTGGCCGCGAGAATTATTTTCACTGCAAGAAGTGCGGTATGCACTTGCTCCCATAATGcgttttcttttaagaataattgAATGGTGGTTAATCCTCCTTTCCTCCTCGTACTTAATAAATTTCTAAGTCTTTTGAGTAATGAATGAACAAATCCCTTGAAATCAATTCCAAAACCTCACAAGTTCTTTTGTTTCTACTGGGGATGGATACCTAGACTGAATAGAATCCAAATCCTTTACGG is a window of Diospyros lotus cultivar Yz01 chromosome 10, ASM1463336v1, whole genome shotgun sequence DNA encoding:
- the LOC127810997 gene encoding E3 ubiquitin-protein ligase MIEL1-like isoform X3; translated protein: MEASANERPDFGKMGYGCKHYKRRCKIRAPCCNEVFDCRHCHNEATNLLSNHFDRHELVRFEVKQVICSVCDTEQPVARVCTNCGVNMGEYFCEVCKFYDDDIDKGQFHCSDCGICRVGGRENYFHCKKCGSCYALGLRNNHTCVENSMRHHCPICYEYLFDSLKETAVMKCGHTMHYECYYEMIKREKYCCPICSKSVTDMSRTWKRIDQENTPSLICK